In the genome of Quercus robur chromosome 3, dhQueRobu3.1, whole genome shotgun sequence, one region contains:
- the LOC126719830 gene encoding uncharacterized protein LOC126719830 encodes MEIVEIEGSDDDGNQALESVVGADGLRQFIMLPEWTVHRFTSVIRERHFSTFRTNFQIPDYISIRLPYVSEKCYYDEVDGARKLALRNLVSLKRFAEKLSRRKEPGLKMEDAKRRVLIKSQAVKKKESGEVVPKGSASAPKRKPTSKSDRPFKQPKISLEPVVGLMAEGVKTVASAKHGTGKGFMTAPDSKQERPPPLLRDDSKYALEKLSSIITAEDYEDLGNHSTEAMGETGLFAVAQSLVMMKELLDRCLNRETTLDWVRAKAEQTEEELGQLHKWRSNMEKKLELSEKARKELEQKSDEALTVIEKKEKEIKELKEEIRHAKEVAVKEYRDSDSLLSELADSFLQGFDDSLRQVKKAYPELDVSMIKVDDQGQTSALPVSSENTKDLFGDGTAQDDGESTLPKDVPDADPKKVD; translated from the exons atggagatagttgaaatagaaGGTTCTGATGACGACGGGAATCAAGCACTGGAGTCTGTtgtaggtgctgatggactaaggcagttcatcatgttaCCAGAGTGGACAGTGCATAGGTTCACATCCGTCATCAGAGAGAGACATTTCAGTACTTTTAGAACAAACTTCCAAATCCCGGACTACATTTCCATCCGTCTACCCTATGTGTCagagaagtgttactatgacGAG gtagacggcgcccgcAAGTTAGCCTTGAGGAAtttagtttccttgaaaagatttgcagAAAAACTAAGCCGGAGGAAAGAACCtgggctaa agatggaagaCGCAAAAAGGAGAGTTTTAATTAAATCTCAAGCCGTCAAGAAGAAGGAATCCGGCGAGGTGGTACCTAAGGGGTCGGCTTCAGCCccgaagaggaaaccgacatCAAAATCTGACCGTCCGTTTAAGCAACCCAAGAtctctcttgaacctgtggttggCTTGATGGCTGAGGGTGTCAAGACCGTCGCCTCAGCTAAGCATGGGACGGGAAAAGGTTTCATGACGGCCCCAGACTCTAAACAAGAGAGACCTCCTCCCCTCCTCCGTGACGACTCCAAGTATGCGTTGGAAAAGCTGTCGTCCATTATTACGGCGGAGGATTATGAGGATCTGGGAAACCACTCGACGGAGGCTATGGGAGAGACGGGCCTCTTTGCTGTTGCTCAG tccttggtcatgatgaaggaaTTACTGGACCGGTGTCTCAATCGTGAGACTACTTTGGACTGGGTGCGAGCAAAGGCGGAACAGACGGAGGAGGAGCTTGGTCAACTCCATAAATGGAGGTCCaatatggagaagaagctggagctttctgagaaggcAAGGAAAGAGCTGGAGCAGAAGTCGGACGAGGCGTTGACGGTTatagagaagaaggagaaggagatcAAGGAACTGAAGGAGGAGATCCGTCATGCTAAAGAGGTAGCCGTCAAGGAGTACCGCGACTCAGACTCCTTGTTGAGCGAGCTGGCAGACTCTTTCCTGCAAGGCTTTGACGACTCGCTCCGTCAGGTCAAGAAGGCCTACCCCGAACTGGATGTGTCAATGATCAAAGTTGACGATCAAGGCCAAACTTCTGCTCTTCCCGTCTCTTCCGAAAATACGAAGGACCTCTTTGGGGACGGTACAGCTCAGGACGACGGAGAGTCAACCTTGCCGAAGGATGTTCCGGATGCCGACCCGAAGAAAGTTGATTGA
- the LOC126718507 gene encoding 2-methylene-furan-3-one reductase-like, whose protein sequence is MFTSTPSQLTAFHSLSLLPPLSPPQPNPLRETTKRTIPTTTISVSVRKLGLSPFRLRVSANSQAAPASAEASKLSSIPSEMKAWVYGEYGGVDVLKFDSKVSVPEVKEDQVLVKVVAAALNPVDFKRRQGKFKATDSPLPTVPGYDVAGVVVKVGSQVKDLKVGDEVYGDINEKALDGPEQFGSLAEYTAVQEKLLAPKPKNLDFVQAAGLPLAIETAYEGLERTGFSAGKSILVLNGAGGVGSLVIQLAKQVFGASKVAATSSTGKLELLKSLGVDLAIDYTKENFEDLPEKFDVVYDAIGQCDKAVKVVKEGGSVVALTGAVTPPGFRFVVTSNGAVLRKLNPYLESGKVKPVIDPKGPFPFTKVVEAFSYIETNRATGKVVVHPIP, encoded by the exons ATGTTCACATCCACACCTTCTCAACTCACAGCctttcactctctctccctACTGCCACCATTatcaccaccacaaccaaaTCCATTACGAGAAACCACCAAGAGAACCATCCCCACTACAACTATATCTGTTTCAGTCAGAAAACTTGGTCTTTCTCCATTTCGTCTCAGAGTTTCTGCTAATTCGCAAGCTGCTCCTGCCTCTGCTGAAGCTTCTAAACTGTCCTCTATACCATCTGAGATGAAGGCTTGGGTGTATGGAGAATATGGGGGTGTTGATGTTTTGAAGTTTGACTCCAAGGTTTCTGTGCCGGAAGTGAAGGAGGACCAGGTTCTGGTCAAGGTTGTTGCTGCTGCGCTTAACCCTGTGGATTTCAAGAGGCGGCAGGGAAAATTCAAGGCCACTGATTCACCTCTTCCG ACTGTACCAGGCTATGATGTTGCAGGTGTGGTAGTAAAAGTGGGCAGTCAAGTAAAGGATCTAAAAGTGGGGGATGAAGTATATGGAGATATAAATGAGAAAGCATTGGACGGGCCTGAGCAATTTGGTTCTCTTGCAGAGTACACAGCTGTCCAGGAAAAATTATTGGCTCCGAAGCCGAAGAATCTGGATTTTGTTCAGGCTGCTGGGCTACCACTTGCAATTGAGACTGCCTATGAGGGTCTAGAAAGAACTGGGTTTTCTGCTGGTAAATCTATTCTTGTTTTGAATGGTGCGGGTGGAGTTGGAAGCCTAGTAATTCAG CTAGCCAAGCAAGTATTTGGTGCCTCAAAAGTTGCGGCAACTTCAAGCACTGGCAAATTGGAGTTGTTGAAGAGCTTGGGTGTTGATTTGGCTATTGATTACACTAAGGAGAACTTTGAAGATTTGCCAGAAAAATTTGATGTTGTCTATGATGCTATTG GGCAGTGTGATAAGGCAGTGAAAGTAGTGAAAGAAGGGGGCAGTGTGGTAGCGCTAACTGGCGCGGTCACACCTCCTGGCTTCAGATTTGTAGTAACTTCAAATGGAGCTGTTCTGAGGAAACTGAACCCCTATTTAGAAAGTGGGAAGGTGAAGCCTGTAATAGACCCCAAGGGGCCATTCCCATTCACCAAGGTTGTCGAGGCTTTCTCATACATTGAGACAAACCGAGCAACTGGAAAGGTTGTTGTACATCCAATTCCATGA
- the LOC126718504 gene encoding carbonic anhydrase 2-like isoform X2, whose amino-acid sequence MATTESYEEAIAGLTRLLSDKADLGTVAAAKIKQITAELEKSDSNQFDPVDRIKTGFIHFKKEKFEKNPELYGELATGQKPKFMVFACSDSRVCPSHILNFQPGEAFMIRNIANMVPPFDKTKYSGVGAAIEYAVHHLKVEHIVVIGHSCCGGIKGLMSIPDDGATASDFIEHWVQICSPAKAKVKAEYSGLSFSEQCTNCEKEAVNVSLGNLLTYPFVRDGLVKKTLALKGAHYDFVKGTFDLWDLDFKISPSISV is encoded by the exons ATGGCAACTACTGAGTCATACGAGGAGGCCATAGCAGGGCTCACGAGGCTTCTCAG TGACAAAGCTGATCTCGGGACTGTCGCCGCCGCCAAGATCAAGCAGATAACAGCGGAGTTGGAGAAGTCCGATTCGAACCAGTTTGACCCGGTTGATAGGATCAAAACCGGGTTCATCCACTTTAAGAAAGAGAAATTTGA GAAGAATCCTGAGTTGTACGGTGAACTTGCCACAGGCCAAAAGCCCAAG TTTATGGTATTTGCATGCTCAGACTCTCGGGTTTGCCCCTCACATATCCTGAATTTCCAACCTGGGGAGGCCTTTATGATACGAAATATCGCCAACATGGTCCCACCATTTGACAAG ACAAAATATTCAGGAGTGGGGGCTGCTATCGAATATGCAGTACATCATCTGAAG GTGGAACATATTGTGGTCATTGGACACAGCTGTTGTGGTGGTATAAAGGGGCTCATGTCTATCCCAGATGATGGGGCCACTGCTAG TGATTTCATAGAGCATTGGGTCCAAATCTGCTCACCTGCAAAGGCCAAGGTTAAGGCAGAATACAGTGGGTTAAGTTTCTCGGAGCAGTGCACCAACTGCGAGAAG GAGGCTGTGAATGTTTCACTGGGAAACCTATTGACATATCCATTTGTGAGAGATGGTTTGGTGAAGAAAACACTAGCTTTGAAGGGTGCCCACTATGATTTTGTTAAGGGAACATTTGATCTCTGGGATCTGGACTTCAAAATTTCACCCTCTATATCTGTGTGA
- the LOC126718506 gene encoding transcription factor WER-like, which translates to MEAENQYKKGLWTEEEDQILLEHIRVHGRGKWNRIPKVTGLKRCGKSCRLRWLNYLSPNVKRGGFSEEEEDLIIRLHNLLGNRWSLIAGRVPGRTDNQVKNHWNTHLCKKLGLKKQNRKVVGTSKKHFTQLEQTNNTLSSNSDAKAMEVSQNENPLLVADGEASNGEAQWMSNHFAESLPLFQEDSPGLLDFLDDYHFDLAWQSF; encoded by the exons atggaagCAGAGAATCAGTACAAGAAAGGGCTATGGACAGAAGAGGAGGACCAGATTCTACTAGAACACATAAGGGTGCATGGGAGAGGAAAGTGGAACCGCATACCTAAAGTGACAG GTTTAAAAAGATGTGGGAAAAGCTGTAGGTTAAGGTGGCTTAATTACCTGAGCCCCAATGTGAAACGAGGTGGTTTttcagaggaagaagaagatctCATTATTAGACTCCATAATCTCCTTGGAAACAG GTGGTCACTAATTGCGGGTCGAGTGCCAGGTAGAACTGACAACCAAGTAAAGAATCACTGGAACACTCATTTGTGCAAAAAGCTAGGCCTCAAAAAGCAAAATAGAAAAGTTGTGGGTACCTCCAAAAAACATTTTACTCAGCTGGAACAGACTAATAACACACTTTCCAGCAACAGTGATGCCAAAGCTATGGAAGTAAGTCAAAATGAAAACCCTTTATTGGTTGCTGATGGTGAGGCATCTAATGGAGAAGCACAATGGATGAGCAATCATTTTGCAGAATCATTGCCTTTATTTCAGGAAGATAGTCCAGGCTTACTAGATTTTCTAGATGATTACCATTTTGACTTAGCATGGCAAAGCTTCTGA
- the LOC126718504 gene encoding carbonic anhydrase 2-like isoform X1 translates to MAGTLKKCMMLCCTSKVSVKQEDMATTESYEEAIAGLTRLLSDKADLGTVAAAKIKQITAELEKSDSNQFDPVDRIKTGFIHFKKEKFEKNPELYGELATGQKPKFMVFACSDSRVCPSHILNFQPGEAFMIRNIANMVPPFDKTKYSGVGAAIEYAVHHLKVEHIVVIGHSCCGGIKGLMSIPDDGATASDFIEHWVQICSPAKAKVKAEYSGLSFSEQCTNCEKEAVNVSLGNLLTYPFVRDGLVKKTLALKGAHYDFVKGTFDLWDLDFKISPSISV, encoded by the exons AAACAAGAAGACATGGCAACTACTGAGTCATACGAGGAGGCCATAGCAGGGCTCACGAGGCTTCTCAG TGACAAAGCTGATCTCGGGACTGTCGCCGCCGCCAAGATCAAGCAGATAACAGCGGAGTTGGAGAAGTCCGATTCGAACCAGTTTGACCCGGTTGATAGGATCAAAACCGGGTTCATCCACTTTAAGAAAGAGAAATTTGA GAAGAATCCTGAGTTGTACGGTGAACTTGCCACAGGCCAAAAGCCCAAG TTTATGGTATTTGCATGCTCAGACTCTCGGGTTTGCCCCTCACATATCCTGAATTTCCAACCTGGGGAGGCCTTTATGATACGAAATATCGCCAACATGGTCCCACCATTTGACAAG ACAAAATATTCAGGAGTGGGGGCTGCTATCGAATATGCAGTACATCATCTGAAG GTGGAACATATTGTGGTCATTGGACACAGCTGTTGTGGTGGTATAAAGGGGCTCATGTCTATCCCAGATGATGGGGCCACTGCTAG TGATTTCATAGAGCATTGGGTCCAAATCTGCTCACCTGCAAAGGCCAAGGTTAAGGCAGAATACAGTGGGTTAAGTTTCTCGGAGCAGTGCACCAACTGCGAGAAG GAGGCTGTGAATGTTTCACTGGGAAACCTATTGACATATCCATTTGTGAGAGATGGTTTGGTGAAGAAAACACTAGCTTTGAAGGGTGCCCACTATGATTTTGTTAAGGGAACATTTGATCTCTGGGATCTGGACTTCAAAATTTCACCCTCTATATCTGTGTGA